The DNA segment AGCGGCTCGCTTATCACCCTTCCCATGCTCATCTTTCTGGGTCTTCCCGCCAACATCGCCAACGGCACCAACCGAATCGCCATCATAATGCAGAACGCGGTCGCTGTCGGAAGTTTCGGTCAGCAGAAAGTGCTCGATGTCCGTCGCGGCGTGATACTTGCTATCCCGGCAGTAATCGGCGCTCTGGTGGGTGCGCAGATTGCGGTGAGCCTCGATGAGATGATGATGCGCCGGGTGATCGGCGTACTTATGCTTGTCATGCTGGTGATAGTGCTGGCAAGGCCGCGACGATGGCTCGAAGGCCGGCCGGAGAGACTGCAAAACCGTCCCGGCTGGATTCAGATGCTGATCTTTTTCGCGATCGGGATTCACGGCGGATTTATTCAGGCCGGGGTTGGTATTTTTCTTCTGGCGGGTCTGGTGCTCAGCGCCGGTTATGAACTGGTGCGAGCCAATGCTGTCAAGCTGCTGATCGTGCTTTGCTTCACTCCGATAGCTCTCGCGGTGTTCATCTACAACGGCCATGTTCAATGGTACGCCGGGTTGATTCTCGGAATCGGCAACATGCTGGGGGCGTGGGTTGCCTCGCGGATGGCTGTGAGGCGCGGGGCTGTTTTCGCCCGATGGATGCTGATCGCGGTGCTGGTGATCGCCTCGGCGTTCCTATTGGGCCTGCGCGACATGATCGGGCTGTGATATTGACGGACAGCCTTCGTCGCTGCTCTCCTGAAACCCCGCTTTCTCCCCCCCACAAATCCCTTACTTGACTTAGATTTTGCACCGGACTATATTGTCTGGCTAAGTTGCGAAAGTGGCGGAACTGGCAGACGCGCTGGACTTAGGATCCAGTGCCGAAAGGCATGGGGGTTCAAATCCCCCCTTTCGCACATGCTGTGCATGTTTTGTTTGTGACCCGCTTTGGCTGAAAAAAACGGCCCAAAAGCAGGCGAAATACCCGTTAACCGGAGCAAAAGAGAGTGAAAGTCGAAATAAAACAACTCGATGGTCTCGTCAGAGAACTTTCGGTCGAGGTACCGGCCGAAACAGTCAACGCCAGAACGGAACAAAAACTCAAAGAAGTCCGCCGCGATGCCTCGTTGAAAGGCTTCCGCAAAGGCAAAGCGCCCATGAACATGATCAAATCCATCTATGGCGAACAGGTCAAGATCGATGTCGCCGAGGATTTGATCAAATCCACCTATCCCGAGGTCGTCAGGGAAAACACCCTCAAAGTTGCCTCCTACCCGCAGGTGACCGA comes from the Candidatus Zixiibacteriota bacterium genome and includes:
- a CDS encoding sulfite exporter TauE/SafE family protein, with the protein product MELYLYPLVIAAGFLAGFINTFAGSGSLITLPMLIFLGLPANIANGTNRIAIIMQNAVAVGSFGQQKVLDVRRGVILAIPAVIGALVGAQIAVSLDEMMMRRVIGVLMLVMLVIVLARPRRWLEGRPERLQNRPGWIQMLIFFAIGIHGGFIQAGVGIFLLAGLVLSAGYELVRANAVKLLIVLCFTPIALAVFIYNGHVQWYAGLILGIGNMLGAWVASRMAVRRGAVFARWMLIAVLVIASAFLLGLRDMIGL